From Rutidosis leptorrhynchoides isolate AG116_Rl617_1_P2 chromosome 3, CSIRO_AGI_Rlap_v1, whole genome shotgun sequence, a single genomic window includes:
- the LOC139900337 gene encoding uncharacterized protein, translated as MACLTRDGVLMSGWNTEPGSDDGAGGMLVPAKASRCFQSGREGNHWKAFIRELPLLKSSRIISFRDKVLEFSQVLNIESEEMTKSQMVLVGSITPRTPNVSLRVKILSIETLTKQNFNNGQPFLDVILTDREGDRIGLTLITAMKKKYEEVLKEQHIYDLKNVYVQQNNFQRDGHHWNHKSKLVINNKTSVVPISSTDWVGSDGFKFVPFNDLIKCHLPNKHTADVIGRVQFYNREPKSSRSSDDPTSKYINLELKDLDGAIVSCSIWGQHMLEFLTYMKQLEEQQCVVLIIQFGRTQKYQNQLTVTTDWTHTRLFMDANISVVTEFRSRYLELFGNDDTSSSIVPSQTPTLTPLGKPLDEWFNNVLCVECSDLSVENSGTYIVEAEIIAIEPEDIYMVLALKRSCGGCRNNPQVAVRYLTLIYKILRFKVSVRVADADGYATFTLFETQVNKYVTKSAYELLKGLPEDQDQPDELDALNYTVKDATTDDAFLAKYHEQLKCGSTNLSSDRNENVDLGNSTGYTPPKKVIKQEPKGSPVSVKSSTTKAKKAILADD; from the exons ATGGCGTGTTTGACCCGGGATGGTGTCCTTATGTCGGGTTGGAATACCGAACCGGGGAGTGATGACGGTGCCGGTGGCATGTTGGTCCCGGCTAAGGCATCTCGGTGCTTTCAGTCTGGTCGGGAAG GGAACCATTGGAAGGCTTTTATCCGAGAACTTCCTTTGCTAAAATCTTCGCGTATTATTAGTTTCCGGGACAAGGTGCTTGAGTTTAGTCAAGTGCTCAATATCGAGTCTGAAGAGATGACTAAG TCACAAATGGTTTTGGTTGGATCAATTACTCCAAGGACCCCCAACGTTAGTCTGCGTGTTAAGATTCTAAGCATTGAGACATTGACAAAACAAAACTTCAACAATGGCCAGCCTTTCCTTGATGTGATTTTAACAGATCGTGAG GGTGATAGAATTGGCCTGACTCTTATCACTGCAATGAAAAAAAAGTATGAAGAGGTTTTGAAAGAACAACATATCTACGATCTTAAGAATGTATATGTTCAACAAAATAACTTTCAAAGAGATGGTCATCATTGGAATCATAAGTCCAAATTAGTGATCAACAATAAAACATCGGTTGTTCCAATATCTTCAACAGACTGGGTGGGCAGTGATGGTTTTAAATTCGTACCATTTAATGATCTCATCAAATGTCATCTTCCAAATAAGCACACTGCAG ATGTGATTGGTCGTGTTCAATTCTATAATCGGGAACCAAAATCAAGTCGGTCAAGCGATGACCCTACGTCAAAGTACATCAACCTTGAATTGAAAGATTTAGA TGGTGCAATTGTTTCGTGTTCAATTTGGGGCCAACATATGTTAGAATTTTTAACATACATGAAACAACTAGAAGAACAACAATGCGTTGTCTTGATCATACAATTCGGGCGTACCCAAAAATACCAGA ATCAGCTGACTGTTACTACAGATTGGACTCACACAAGGCTGTTTATGGATGCTAACATCTCGGTCGTCACCGAATTCAGATCAAG ATATCTCGAATTGTTCGGTAATGATGATACCAGTTCATCAATTGTCCCTTCACAAACACCAACCTTGACACCACTCGGCAAACCACTTGATGAGTGGTTTAATAACGTGCTATGTGTAGAATGCAGTGACCTGTCCGTTGAAAAT TCTGGAACTTACATTGTAGAAGCTGAAATCATTGCTATTGAACCCGAAGATATATACATGGTG TTGGCGCTCAAACGAAGTTGTGGAGGGTGCCGTAATAACCCGCAAGTTGCTGTCCG ATATCTAACACTAATTTACAAAATATTAAGGTTCAAAGTTAGTGTACGTGTAGCAGATGCTGACGGTTACGCCACGTTTACACTCTTCGAAACTCAAGTCAACAAATACGTTACAAAGTCTGCATATGAGCTTCTAAAAGGATTACCTGAGGATCAGGATCAGCCTGATGAACTGGATGCGTTG AATTATACTGTTAAAGATGCCACCACCGATGATGCATTCTTGGCAAAATATCACGAACAGTTGAAG